The Suncus etruscus isolate mSunEtr1 chromosome 14, mSunEtr1.pri.cur, whole genome shotgun sequence genome contains a region encoding:
- the LOC126028513 gene encoding galectin-4-like produces the protein MTFVPAPGYLPNYNPALPFNKTIPGGLKVGMAIYIEGVPNKDTKRFLVNFALGPEPEADIAFHINPHFDSEDKVAFNSQQSGQWGKEQMKNSFPFKEGERFELLVMVMQEHYKVKVNGNPFYEFVHRMPFQDVNHLHVQGDLVFQSINFINCSSGPVQGDVRSNLISDIQLYTEGSPVYNPPVPFVVNLQGGLTPNRTFVIKGFINLSADRFAINFRLGATGDIALHISPHIQEGVVVRNSFLNGKWGAEEKDTSFNPFGPGKSFDLSIHTSSSGFQVFSNGQYMFDFQNRISSLNLINMLEIMGDVLLSYVQV, from the exons ATGACTTTTGTTCCTGCACCCGGCTACCTTCCCAACTACAACCCA GCATTGCCCTTCAACAAGACCATCCCAGGAGGCCTGAAAGTGGGGATGGCCATCTACATCGAAGGTGTGCCCAACAAGGACACGAAGAG GTTTTTGGTGAACTTTGCGTTGGGACCTGAACCAGAAGCCGACATCGCCTTTCACATCAACCCTCACTTTGACAGTGAGGATAAGGTTGCCTTCAACTCACAGCAGTCGGGCCAGTGGGGCAAAGAGCAGATGAAAAACAGCTTTCCCTTCAAAGAGGGGGAGCGCTTCGAGCTGCTGGTGATGGTCATGCAGGAGCACTATAAG GTGAAAGTGAATGGAAATCCTTTCTATGAGTTTGTGCACCGAATGCCCTTCCAGGACGTCAACCACCTGCATGTACAGGGGGACCTGGTTTTTCAATCTATCAACTTCATTAACTGCAGTTCTGGCCCTGTCCAG GGTGATGTAAGAAGCAATTTGATTTCTGATATTCAGCTC TACACGGAGGGATCCCCAGTCTACAACCCG CCTGTGCCATTTGTGGTGAATCTTCAGGGGGGCCTGACCCCAAACAGAACCTTCGTCATCAAGGGCTTTATAAATCTCTCAGCTGACAG ATTTGCCATCAATTTTAGGTTGGGAGCCACAGGGGACATAGCCTTACACATCAGCCCCCATATCCAAGAGGGTGTTGTGGTGCGAAACAGCTTCCTGAATGGCAAATGGGGAGCTGAAGAGAAAGACACCTCTTTCAATCCTTTTGGTCCAGGAAAGTCCTTTGAT CTGTCCATCCACACCAGCTCCAGTGGCTTCCAGGTGTTTAGCAATGGCCAGTACATGTTTGACTTCCAAAATCGGATTTCGAGCCTCAACTTGATCAACATGCTGGAGATCATGGGGGATGTCTTATTGTCCTATGTCCAGGTCTGA